Part of the Paenibacillus sp. JNUCC32 genome is shown below.
CGGGTTCAAAAGCCACTTGTTTTTTTCCGCCTTCATACCCGATTACGACTTTCCCTTCTTCTTTACGGTTCTTTTTCAAACCGGAAAAAACGGAGAAATCAACGCTTCCCGGAAAATAGATTATTTTTTGGGGACTAAAATGCGTTTCAAGATGTTTGGCAAAAAAACTGGAAGCAACCTTTACGCTTTGGGCGTTTTTCAGAAATTTAACATACGTCTTTCTTCGTGAAGAATCATGATAATATCGTCCCATATCCGAACCCGGAGACATCGCGATAAAATGGTCGTCGATCACGTACACCGTCTTTTTCCCCATCTCCCGGGCCATCTCCAGATACTTATAAGCTTCGGGCTGAACCGTTCGGAAGAAGAGGACGATATCCGCTTCAGCCAGCCTTGATCTGTCCATCTCATCATCGGATCTGACGTCAAAGTCGCAAACTCCCATCTTCTCCAGATGGCGGAGGGGCTGCTCAATGCCGATTTTATAGGATGCGATTTTTTCCGATCCGACGATGAGTACGTTTATATCCCCTCTTTTCCCTCTTTTCCCCATGTTCCCGCTCTCTCCCCCGATTTTACGTTTTGAAGATATATCTCTTCCAATTATCGATGCATGTCTGAAGCGAAAAATGCTGCCGGGCTGACCTATGCGCATTCTCCTTGATTCTCTGCCGCATCGTCGGATCTTCAATCATGGCCTTGATTCCCTCATACCAATGCTGCTCGGTATGCTCAACCAAGTAGCCGGTTTCGCCCTGCTCGACCCAATGCGTATAAACAGGAGACTTCGAGTATATGCCCGGAATGCCGCAGGCACCGTATTCACGGAATTTGGTATTCGTTTTTCCCTTGTTAAATGAATTGTTGGCAAGCGGCGCAATCCCGATGTTCCAGTTGCTCTTATTAAGCTTTTTCAAAAACTCCTTGTATTCCATCCCCCCGCCTTCATATTTGACGCTTGGATGATCAGCCAGCGAAGGCGGAAGGTAGCCGTAAAATTCTAATCTCACGAACCCCCCGTAATAATCCAAAATTTTGTTCAACGCTGAAATGACGGGCACGAAATCTTCCTCTTTGTCCCCTCCTGCATAACCGATGACCACTTGCCCCTGATCCTTATCCGCCTTCTCGTTCTGGTCCAGCCACTCGAAATCGATGCTGGCAGGGAAGTAAATCACGTGTCTATTGTACCGCTCATGAATATAGGTGCCGAGATCAGGAGCATCGACTTTAATGATTTGCGTATTTTTCAAAAACTTAATAAACGTCTCTCGACGGATCGGATCGTTGTAATATTCGCCCACCGGAGTTGTTGGCTGAATCTCCAGGAAATTATCGTCAATAACATAGACCGTCCTTTTATTCAGCTGATGGGCCAGCTCTAGTAATGCATAGGCCGCCGGTTCCACATTGCGAACGAATACAATCGTGTTCGCGGCCGCAATCATTTCGTGGGTCACGTCGGTTTCCAGTTTCACGTCGAATTGCAGGTTCTCTTGTTTATTCAGCGTTTGGAGGGGCTGGATAACGCCGATTTCAAGCGACGGTATCATGCCTGCCGCGATAACCAGAACGTCCATCTTGGGCAGAGCCGTCTCGATGACGGCAACAGCGGTTTGGGACCTTTTCTGGGCATCGGCGCGCCCTTGAGCGAGCCCTTCCTCTTTTCCCCGCTGGAAACCGTCTAAACTGCCCTTTTGATATGCGCTAAGACGAACAGGATGGTGTTTTCGTTTTCCAGCTCGCTTTCGAGGCCTTATTTTTTTTCTTAAAGCCATCTTATCCTTCTCCTTTATAAGCTTCTTGATGACCGGCCTCCATACCCTCCGCATAACCAACGTTAAATCCTTCGTTATACGCTTTATCAAACCCCGCATCATAGGATTGATTGTATTCGGCAGCCGTTTGTCGCGGAGCTATTCTTCCTGGACCTTTTCTTCTCTTTCCCCCAAAAACTCGATTCGCCCCCTTCCCTCTTAAGCCTCTTCCACGGATTCCTTTTCTCTTCAACGCAGCACCGCCATTTTTTTTCCTTGCTCTCATCCGTCTCACCCTTTTCTCTTTAATTAAATGTTATCCGCCTTAATCACCGGAGGAGAAATGATTGGAATTTCCTCCCCATATTGCTGGATTTCGTGCTCGTTCACTAGCAGCGGCTCGTAAAAATCAAGGCGCCAAGCCGCTAAGACGAGCCGATTCAGGAATCGCTGCAGCCGATTCCCCTTGTACTGATAAACGCTGCCGTTCTTATGCTTGATCAGTTTGCCTTCTTGCTCCCAAGATTCCGTGGATGGAAAATACACAGTCCTCATACGCCCAACGGCTTCCTCCGCAGCCATGGGATCCCCGAGCGGCCAGCAGCGGAGATCAACCTGTGAAACCCGTACTGCCTGAATGCCGACGGCTCCATGAATCGTATGCCTGATTCCGTTCTCAATCCAATAGATTACCGAGTCTGCCCCTGTCACGAAGACACACGTCGGATACATATCAACGGTCCGCAGCTTCATGTCCCGGTTTAAGCTCCGCTGCCACTTCAGGGACAACATCTCATGAGGATCTTCCCACTTGCTGGAGTAGAAAGTAAGATTATTCGCATACACTTGTTCGAATCTGGAATTTAACGTCTTCATGCTGACGCTGCCATAATGGTGAATAAACGTATCCTTGGCGATAATGAGCTGCATTCCAAGAAGACGGGCACGCAGCCCATAATCGTCATCTTCACAGTTGCCGATCTCAAAGCCCTCGTCAAAATAACCCAATCGGTAAAAATCATCACGCCGAATCAACATGCAAAAACCTGTCAAGCGTTCTGTAACGGTCCAGCTGTGCGCATTAGAGTGATTGTATGATTTGGAGAATTGCTGCATCTCCGCGGTATCGTGGTAGCTTACATGAATAAGTTGCTCTCCGCTGATATAATTTGTCACCGGACCGACAATCCCGAACTGCGGGTCGCTGTGCAGACAGACGAGTAAATTCGTGAGCCAGTTGGTCGTTACAACGGAATCATTATTTAAGATCATCAACGTTGTTCCTTTTGCCATCATCAGTCCCTGATTTACAGCTCCTGCAAAGCCTAAATTTTCTTCATTGATTCGAAAGCGAAGCCCTTGGGAAGATTTGAGAAATTCCGCAGTTCCGTCATCGGATGCATTATCAATAATAATGAGTTCATACGGCGTGCCGGTATATTGAGCGATACTTTCAATGCATTCTTTTAAATAAGGAAGCTGATTATAGGTCGGTATAATGATACTTGTACCCTCAAAAACATTCCTGAATTGGGATATTCCCATATGCCGCCCCCGGCTGTATCCATCCTTGTAGCCGGAATGGAAGCCTTTGTTAAACCCGTCGTTGTAACCGTCCGTTTTATGATGGCTGATACGGTTCATAAGGTTGCTTCCCCGCTTGCTAAGGAATCAGCCAGATGCCCGAAATCGACAGCGACCTTTCCGAGCTCGGAGGCAATTCGCTCTGTAATGATAACAGCCGGAATGCCGGCGCCCACCAGCGCGATGTCGAATGGATGCCCTCGAATTTCATCCATGATTCTGGGAATATCGTGGATACCTTCCACGGGGGCCACCGTGCCCGCCACCTTGATTCCGCGGCCCGACAGCACCCGTGAAAGACCGGGAGCGGAATTGCCCACCACGAGAACTCGACGTCCTGCAAGGATCCCTCCCAGTAAACCTTCCAAATGCAATGCATAGTTGACCGTCGATAACGTTAGTTGCAACTTTCGATAATCAATGCCATGCGCTTTAAAAACCGAAAAGCCCAGAGGTTGAAAGTTCGGCAATCTTAGTTTGGGAATGCCAACGATATCGGCCTTTCTCACGGAGGCTGCCAACATATCTCTTGCTTTTAGATCAGGTAAACGAACACCGGCATAACTTAAAAAATGTCCTTCTTTACGCACTTCGTCCGTGTTCAAAACCAACTCCTGCGCAAGCGTAAGCAGTTCCCCATCCCCTAAGCGGATAACGGACAACGGGGAGCTTGAATCCAAAGCTTCGTTAAGCCTCCTTGCAACCTCCGCCGCGCTTAGAAGACGATAATATTGAGAACTCATTTGTTCCATACCAGCTTCGATAATCTGGCGAACCGAAATTTCAGGAAGAATCTCTAGCTCCGGGAGTATCGAGTCCACGATCCCTTCTCCTCCTTCATATAATCCCTTCGCGTACTCCTCTCCCGAGCTTGGTTTTGCCATCGTTTCGGGTTCCGAAGGCCGCGACCTCATCATCGCCTGGTCGTAGCCGGTATCAAAGCCTTCATTAAACGAAGCTGCCGCTTGTTCCAGCAATTTCTGGGTACAGTCGCTTGGCGTTTGGCCTTTTGTTCTCTGAAGAATAACTTTTCGCTTATGTCGCCTCTTTACCGGCCTGTGTCTTCTTTTCTCTAAGTGCTGCCGTATGATGATCACCCCGTCTTACGCACAATATATTCTTTGGAACTCATTAGGAAACGGGTATAACAATCCAATTTGGCTTGACTCAAGGAAAAATGATACGAAGCATCGTGCTCAATCGTTTATGGTAGGTATGATCCTTTCTTGTTCTTATCAAGCCATTTAAAGCAATTCGCTGTCGCTCTTCCTCATGACGCAAGTAATAGTCGATTTTATCCATCAGTTCATCATAAGAGCCGTAGGTTTCTATTTCCGTACCTGGGGAATATAACTGATCCATATCGTGGCGGATATCCGATAACTGAAGCGTGCCACAGCCGGATATTTCAAACGTGCGGGGATTGACGGAAAGCGCCTTTACCTTTCTGCTGTTGGCGTTGATTGTATCGTCATCGGATGAACGGTGATGGTTGATGACGATCTTGGCTCCATTGTAGTACGTTGCCGTGTCCTCCGGCGTCATCCAATCGCCGAGCTTAATCTTGTCGGACAGCTGGGCGTAATGTTTCATCCGGTCCCACCACCATCCGGAAATGACGACTTTTTTATTATTCAATATCGGGGCCAGATGATCCATTAACTCCACTCTGTTCCAATAGGCCGTTCCGATAAAACAAATATCGGTCTGATTGGAGGTCGGCACATGCTTCGGATAAAATACGTTCGGATTGACTGCAAAAGGCAAGTGATACACATGCTGACAACCTAAATCGCGATAAAATGATACGCAGTTGGATTCAAGCGTAAAGATATAATCGTAACGGGGAGCGATCGAAACCGTCCAGTCCGTATAGTACGGGTCATCCGTAAACCAAATCGCCGTTTTAAATCCGCTATCCCGGAGCGCTTTGAGCGTATCGGCTTCCAAAACGACACCGTTTAAAGCAAGTACTAGGTCCGGCTGGAATTTCTTAGCCAAAAGGACGATATCTTCTGAAGGGCTCGCAACCGAGAGACTTCTGACCAGTCCCTTTAATGCGTCAGTCACCGCCTGATCCAGCGCAGGATAAGGAACGCCAATGCCTGCAGTGACATAAAGAATACGGAGATCGCGGACCTGCTCCTCTTCCTTGGGTAAGGACCTTATTACCGCATCGGAAAAACCGAGCCTGTATCCCTCTCTCCGTCCCACTGAGTAACCATTTCTGTATCCTTCCAACTGGGCGGATTGCTCTCCCCCCTGAAGCAGCAAATGCTCATTCATTGTTCTCATGCGGTCAGGCCTCCGGATTTATTCATTCCCGAAATAGGGTTCACCACAATCGGCCACTGGCTTGGTACAAGGACTGGAAGGTTCCGGCGTCCGTCCACCATCCGTCTAATATGTCATAGGTAAGCTGCCCCTTCGATGCATACACATTGTTCACGTCGGTAATTTCCAATTCGCCTCGTGCCGATGGTTTTATGGTTCGGATCGTTTCAAACACCGTCGAATCATACATATAAATACCGGTTACGCAATAATCGGATTTAGGCTCCTCCGGCTTCTCTTCGATCATGACGATGTTGTCTTTCTCCAAGACGGGAACACCGTATCTCTTCGGATCAAGAACTTTCTTCAGAAGCACGCGCGCTCCAGCGGCCTGTTTTTCAAAAGCTTGCACAAAGGTGATTAGATGATCCTCAAACAGATTATCGCCAAGAAGCACAACGAACTTTTCGCCAGGTGTTATGAACGGTTCGGCAAGGTATAATGCTTGGGCAATCCCCCCGGCTTCTTCCTGGATTTTAAATGTGACGCTTACTCCCCATTCTTTTCCGCTGCCGATCAGGTCTGTATACAGACCAGCCGATTGCTTGCCGATCACGATGAGAATTTCCTCGATGCCCGCTTTTTTGAATTTCTCGATTCCGTGACATATCATCGGAACCTTCCCGACAGGCAGCAGATGTTTATTTATGACTTTGGTCAGTGGATAAAGCCGGGTACCCGTACCTCCTGCCAGAATGACGCCCTTCATATAATCCTTCCTTTCGCAAAATAGATGATTATACATAGATCGTTGGATCGACGCCCCATTTATCCATGAATTTTTGTTTGTTTGTATCGATAAGATGCTTCACTTGGCTCATGTCCTGCTTGGCAAAGCTGGCACTCCCATGATGAAAAACGAAAACATCGCCCGCGATCCTGAACGTATACCCCGCATTCCTGGCCCGGTAACAATAGTCATCGTCTTCAAAATGACCTGGTGAATATCGTTCGTCCAGCAGTCCGATGCGATCCATCAATTCCCGTTTAAACAGGAAACATAAGCCTACGATTCGATCCACTTGAAGCCACTTACTGGCATCCGGCTCATTCAGCTGGTTCGACATCTCTTCTAAGCTGGTATAAGGCATATCGATCTGTTGTTTTCCGCTTGCATAGTTGGTAAGCGGCCCGACGATTCCGATCTTGGTTTCGCTGTTCAAACAATTCAACATATTCTGCAACCAATTGCGGGTGACGATGACATCATTATTCAGCAGGAGCAGCGTATCGCCGGTTGCAATTTTCAAACCCTTGTTGCATGCAGCTGGAAAGCCAATGTTGTTTGCCAACGAAATGAAGGTAATCCCCTCCTGACGGCAGATGTCAACGGTGCCGTCGGAGGAACCATTATCAACAACGATGATCTCGTAAGGCTCATTCGTATGGCGTTTAATGGAATAAATGCAATCCTTTAGCAGCTCCCTGCCATTGAAAGTCGGAATAATGATGCTTGTTTTTTTCATAGCTACCACCTTCTAAACCTTGGTTAGCTGCCTTTGTCTAATCTGATCCATAAAAGATAGCCGCGGCCCCTTTATGTCGAATACCGTTTTGAGAGCTTCGATGTGGTCTCCGATGATCAAATCGGCAACTGCATTTTGTTGTCCGACATTTCGAGCTCGGAGCCGATTTTTCGTAATCACGTCTACGCTGGCTGGTGCATTTATTTTCAAACCCTTTTCAAGGGCGATGACTTGCGCTTTCGGTGGGACAGATAAATTGGCGTATCCGATGATTTGGGCAGCTTCCTTCCTTATCGCGTGAGGTACCGCGGTAAGCGAATTGGCTTCGAGATCCGCCCTGCCCATGGATCGGTTAATAAACTCCTTCACTATGGTTACGTAGTCTCTGCTGGAAAACATCCCGATCAATGGAGAAATATCATTTAAGGCAATATCGCTACCCTGTTCAATGGCATCAATGAAAGGTACGAGATGCTCTGCTAATATCGGAACATCTCCATCAAGGAACAGCAGAATTTCAGAATCGGCTAACTTCGCCCCGACCGCTCTGCCAACATCGTGTCCCAAAGCTTGTTGGTAGTGTACAATGATGGCTTTCGATTGGTTTCGGATCATTTCAAAGCTTTCATCGGTGGATCCGTTCACCACAAAAATGATTTCATGAAGCGGCAGCCGATGAAGCTGCTCCAGCAATTTAATAATCGTGTCTTTCTCGTTCATCACCAAGACGATCGCCGCTACCCTTTTGTCCGTCGGCAGGAGAACGGCATTTCCTAGATATATTCCGGAATGCTTACTGTGTCCTTCCACAAATTTGGACGCCGCTGCGTGGTAAACCGTCCATGGCAGCGGTTTGACTGAATGGTACCAGCGATTCCAGCTCTCGTTCACTTTGATATGTGGGGGTGTATCCGCCGTTGTTGAAACTTCATGGGCCGCTTGCTGATAACCGGCAGCATAAGCTCTCTCATTCCAATTGTCGACCGCTCCGTTTGAAATCCGGCGATTCTTGAACATAAGAGCCCCTAATTTATGACCGCTCCGTTTTCTCTTGGTCCTTGCTCTTTTATTTATGCGTTTCATTGCTCTCCTTAAAGAACTTGAGGCGGGTATCATACCTCGTCTCCGCTTTCTTCGCACCATCTCATCACCACACGCTTTCTCTTTTTCGTGCGAGATCCGATCGATTTCCCCGCATGCCGGATTGAGAGATTAACCAATCTATTGCTTCCAAATGATCCCCCACAATCAGGGTTTCAAGGGGATCATTCCCTCTGGTTCTACCCCTCCTGGGATTTCTTTTTCCTACATCCACGTAATGAATCCCCCGTACCTTCAAGCCATTATAAATGGCCATTGCTTGAGCTTTCGGAGGAACGGCCAAATTGTCGATACCAATCAGATTTACCGCTTTTCGGCTCATTGCATGTGGAATGGTTGTAAGTGAAGCTCCTTTCAAATCGGGATTGGATACCAAAATGTTTAACGTATGCTTAGCGAGGATAACGCTGTGAACGTGATGTTTATCGGTCGGACCCAAATACTTGTTCAAAGCCACGTCCACCCCCTCTTCTACGGCTTTTGTCAAAGGGGTCATATCACTTGCTTTGATTACGATGTCTGCATCGGTAAACAGCAAGATGTCTCCTCTAGCCGCTGCAGCGCCGATACTTCGTCCCACGTCATGACCGAGCGGAAACGGCAGGTGGATCACCCTCGCTCCGGTGCTCTGAGCAATTTCTGCCGTACCGTCCGTTGAACCATTGGCAACAACGATAACCTCTGTGTTGGCGTGCACTTGGTTGGCTTGCCGAATGACTGCCGCAATGGTCTTCGCTTCGTTCATGGCAGGAATGATGACGGATACCTTCGGAAACTCGGCATTTATGATCGGGGACAAGGATCCTCTCCTCTTTTTTCTGTTAACGGGACTCGCAGGACTTCGTTTCGACATGTTTCTCACCTGCCAAGTTGGGATTAAGAACACTTCCTCCTCATTTTATGTATAGGTTTATTTACTGTAACGGCGTTCGTACCTTACACCGAAATAAAACGTCCATGGACCATCGAACATACCGCTATCTTTCTCAACGCATAAACTACAGGTAATACGATGAAAGGGAGTGAAGACTTATCAGAACGATTCGAGACCTGATCCGTGAATTCGAGCGAGGTAATGCCTACGTTAATGTTCGCACGATCCAAAATCCGAACGGAGAAATTTGCGGCCAGTTCGGCGGTAGGTTATTAAAAGCAAAGTTTCAGTCCATTTAAAAATAAGTGGGCGATACCGGGTTGTTAGGTTTTGTCGAATGGCTAATTTATTCTGGCTGACTATTAACAAGTGGATAAAGACAGTTAATAAATGGCTTTTTCACATTCAATTGTATTCATATGTTAACTGTTTTTTTATAATCTTTGATATCAGGGGGTTATCGGAATGAAACTAGAATCCCTTATTAAAAATACGTTTAATTTAAAAGACGATATAAATGTTTTGGATACACACGGTCCTGGACAACTGGATGGATGGGATTCATTAGGGAATATGCGTTTATTCATTGCAATAGAAAAAACATATCAAATATCAATAGCCTTTGAAGAAATAATGATAATTAAAACGGTTTTAGATATAAAAAAGCTTTTAGGAAATAAAGGAGTGGAGGTATCTTGAAAGAACCACTTACTGTAATACAAGCGATATACATTCATTCAAAACATAATCCGCATAAAGTGGCTTTAATTAAAGGAGAGAAGACAATAACTTACTGTGAACTTTATAAGAATATAGTATCGGCGTCATTATTCCTTACAAGTATTGGAGTCTACCCAGGAGCTAAGATTGTTCTTTCGGCTTCTAATTCACTTTCTTTTATATATGGATATTTTGCAACTCATTTATTGGGAGCAATATCGGTACCCATTGATCCCAATATTACAAAGGACAATTTCGATTACATTATACGCACTGTTCTGCCTCAAGCTATTTTTATGTCACAACCAATTTCAAACTCAAGGTCAATTGAAGATCTTGTTGTTGAACAAACACCTAAAATAAGGGATAAGCAAAATTTTCCTGATTGTGATACTGTTGCTGATATCATGTTTACTACAGGCACGACAGGTAAACCCAAAGGTGTTGTCCTAACTCATAGCAGTATTATTTCCACTGCCAAAAATATTAATATGTTTATTGGTAATGGAGCAGAAGATGTTGAAGTTGTACCTCTTCCTTTAAGTCATTCTTTTGGTCTAGGAAGGTTACGATGCAATATGTTAAGCGGGTCAACATTGATAATAACAGATGGTTTTTTGGACCTTCAATCCATTATTATGGCTATCAACAAGTGGAATGCCACCGGTTTCAGCTCCGTTCCTACCGGCTTGTCTCTTTTATTTAATATGATGGGTGATCGAGCAGGCGAATTACTAAGGAATCTTAATTATATAGAAATTGGCAGTTCTCCAATGACCGTTGACTTTAAGAAAGAGTTAATGCGTTTACTGCCGACTACACGTATTTGTATGCATTATGGTCTAACGGAAGCTTCGCGATCAGCATTTATTGAGTTTCATTCTTCTTCAAAAGATCTTGATTCCATTGGAAAACCTGTCGGCTCCATCAAGATGGAGATTTTAGATGATAAGGGCAACATTCTACCGGATAACAAAGTTGGGCATATTGCGATTCAAGGAAGTAACGTAATGAAGGAATATTTTAATAACGATCGATTAACTAAGGAATCTTTTGTAGATGGTTGGTTTTTGACAGGAGATATGGGTTTCAAAAACAAAGAAGGATTCTTTTATCTATTTGGCAGAAAAACGGATATCATTAATGTTGGAGGAAGAAAGGTCTCTCCTGCAGAAGTGGAAGAAGCATTAATAAAACACCCTCATATTCTTGATTGTGCTTGTATAGGTGTAGCAGATCCTGACGGCTTCTCAGGAGAAGTTGTTAAAGCCTGTTTGGTTGGAGATTCCGAAAAAATTTCAGTGAAAGAAATCGCCTATTTTTTAAAAGGGAAAATTGAATCCTATAAGATACCACAAATATTCGAATGGGTTGATAGTATTCCTAAGACAAACTCCGGGAAAATAAAAAGATATCTATTGAAAAAATGACAAAAGTAAAGACACTACCCTAACACGGTCAGTGTCTTTATATTTGTATATCAATCAAGTAAGGGCATTTTATCGGATGTTATAAAATGGATTTCATAAAGCTTAAAAATTTTTGATGTGGAATGGCATAATTACCTGAGACATGCTCTCCATCTTTTACATTACTAATCACAACCGAACCCAGATGGATGTTTGAATGATCTCCGATTGTTATTCGGTTACTTATACATGCGCTTGGTCCTATCCATGCATGATCTCCAATAACAGCCCTTCCTGCTATAACAACATTTGACGCGATCAAAGTTCCTTCCCCGATTCGTACGGAATGACCTATTTGTACTAAATTATGGATTTTAGTTTGATCCTGAATTAGGGTTGTCTCTCGATATAATCCCTTATCAATACATGAGGAGTACCCGATCTCAACTTCATGTCCGATTTCTACTCTTCCCGCATGGCGAACCGTTAAAATGTCATTGCTCCCACGGATATGTTGAAATCCTTCTGAACCTATCACTGCCCCTGCCCTTATAATGCTTCCCCGTCTTATAGTCACATTATCTAAAATGACAGCCTTAGGCTCAATGATAACATCATCCTCAATTACAACACCAATATTGGATATATAGGCGGTGGGATCGATCAGCGCTTTTGCCGATATTTGCGGCAACTTACTTCCAAAATTATAAAAATCGGTCATTTTAGCTAGAAAATTGTGTGTTTTAAAAAACAACATTCTAGGATCAGGGTGGACGATCCAACTTGTTGAAGGGTATTCGTCCATAAAAAATTTATGATTTTGTGAGATGATGATAGCCGCTACATTTGGATTACGTATTGCACGATTGATCTGAAAATCTTTTTCAGCAAAAGTGAGACAATTCGGCAAAGTAGAATCAAGGGGGCCTAAGTTATCTATTTCGCAATCTTTACTTACATAATTTTTTAGTGATTCAATTTCTGATAGCCACATACTTCACTACCTCTTTATTCTAACATTAATTTTTCTTATTCTCTTTAATAAAGTCTTTGATATATTGAACAAATTGTTTCGCTCGAACATTATTTGTATGATACTTCTGAACAAATTTATATCCTTTTTTCGAAATTCTTCTTCGTTCATCCCTATTTTCTTTATAATACATTGCTTTTTCCAAAAAATTACTTTTATTACATGCTACAAAATGCACCCCATCCTTAAAACCCAATTCATAAATATCTTGATTGGCCTCTGCTAATAGTAATGTATTGCATGCAAGTGCCTCAAAAAACTTTAATACAGGAATTTTAAATTCACTTCCGCAGGTGAAAAACATTTTTGAACGATTTAGTTCTTTTGCGTATTTGATATCAACATAAAGATCTTTATTAAACGCAACCCTATGACCTGGGTGAGGCCGGAATACAAACCCCTTTACATTTTGCATTTTTTTCAAAACAGATTCTCGAAAAGGATATCTGCCTTCACGAGTTTTTGATTTGTTTAGTTCCCTAGATTTATGAAAAACCTGCCCCATTAGTAAATAGGTTATATCTTTTTTTAGTTTCCAGTCTTTCATTATTTCAGGATTAATTGAGAAGGGCAGCCATCTTAGTTTGTTTGAATATTGCGGAAACACTTCGATAAAACGTTGTTTGGATCTAGAAAAAATTATATCAATTTTATTGGATTCAATATATTCTATCCGTGTTTCTTTTGAATAATGTTTATCCAAAACAAAACAACCTTTGGGAATATCCACCTGATCAAGACCGGTAATTCGAGGGGCAAACGCATAGCCCCAAGCGATATCATAATGAACGATACAATCAGGTTGAAAATTTAACTTTTTTAAGATTTCTAAAATATTCCCATCTTCATACCAATATCGAACGGTTGCGAATTTTTCGATTTCTCTTATCGATTCAAATTTTTGTTTATGCTTTGCATACATAGTATCAAAAGGTTTGATAAGAAAAAGTATTTTTAATTTATCCATATTTACACCTCAGTAAATTTTGATCATACAATCGGCTTTATCTTCCTCTCGCTTACATATGCATTAATTGGTCTAGCATAT
Proteins encoded:
- a CDS encoding glycosyltransferase family 2 protein → MFKNRRISNGAVDNWNERAYAAGYQQAAHEVSTTADTPPHIKVNESWNRWYHSVKPLPWTVYHAAASKFVEGHSKHSGIYLGNAVLLPTDKRVAAIVLVMNEKDTIIKLLEQLHRLPLHEIIFVVNGSTDESFEMIRNQSKAIIVHYQQALGHDVGRAVGAKLADSEILLFLDGDVPILAEHLVPFIDAIEQGSDIALNDISPLIGMFSSRDYVTIVKEFINRSMGRADLEANSLTAVPHAIRKEAAQIIGYANLSVPPKAQVIALEKGLKINAPASVDVITKNRLRARNVGQQNAVADLIIGDHIEALKTVFDIKGPRLSFMDQIRQRQLTKV
- a CDS encoding glycosyltransferase family 2 protein, which produces MSKRSPASPVNRKKRRGSLSPIINAEFPKVSVIIPAMNEAKTIAAVIRQANQVHANTEVIVVANGSTDGTAEIAQSTGARVIHLPFPLGHDVGRSIGAAAARGDILLFTDADIVIKASDMTPLTKAVEEGVDVALNKYLGPTDKHHVHSVILAKHTLNILVSNPDLKGASLTTIPHAMSRKAVNLIGIDNLAVPPKAQAMAIYNGLKVRGIHYVDVGKRNPRRGRTRGNDPLETLIVGDHLEAIDWLISQSGMRGNRSDLARKRESVW
- a CDS encoding UDP-3-O-(3-hydroxymyristoyl)glucosamine N-acyltransferase, coding for MWLSEIESLKNYVSKDCEIDNLGPLDSTLPNCLTFAEKDFQINRAIRNPNVAAIIISQNHKFFMDEYPSTSWIVHPDPRMLFFKTHNFLAKMTDFYNFGSKLPQISAKALIDPTAYISNIGVVIEDDVIIEPKAVILDNVTIRRGSIIRAGAVIGSEGFQHIRGSNDILTVRHAGRVEIGHEVEIGYSSCIDKGLYRETTLIQDQTKIHNLVQIGHSVRIGEGTLIASNVVIAGRAVIGDHAWIGPSACISNRITIGDHSNIHLGSVVISNVKDGEHVSGNYAIPHQKFLSFMKSIL
- a CDS encoding acyl carrier protein yields the protein MKLESLIKNTFNLKDDINVLDTHGPGQLDGWDSLGNMRLFIAIEKTYQISIAFEEIMIIKTVLDIKKLLGNKGVEVS
- a CDS encoding class I adenylate-forming enzyme family protein; protein product: MKEPLTVIQAIYIHSKHNPHKVALIKGEKTITYCELYKNIVSASLFLTSIGVYPGAKIVLSASNSLSFIYGYFATHLLGAISVPIDPNITKDNFDYIIRTVLPQAIFMSQPISNSRSIEDLVVEQTPKIRDKQNFPDCDTVADIMFTTGTTGKPKGVVLTHSSIISTAKNINMFIGNGAEDVEVVPLPLSHSFGLGRLRCNMLSGSTLIITDGFLDLQSIIMAINKWNATGFSSVPTGLSLLFNMMGDRAGELLRNLNYIEIGSSPMTVDFKKELMRLLPTTRICMHYGLTEASRSAFIEFHSSSKDLDSIGKPVGSIKMEILDDKGNILPDNKVGHIAIQGSNVMKEYFNNDRLTKESFVDGWFLTGDMGFKNKEGFFYLFGRKTDIINVGGRKVSPAEVEEALIKHPHILDCACIGVADPDGFSGEVVKACLVGDSEKISVKEIAYFLKGKIESYKIPQIFEWVDSIPKTNSGKIKRYLLKK
- a CDS encoding CHRD domain-containing protein; its protein translation is MREFERGNAYVNVRTIQNPNGEICGQFGGRLLKAKFQSI
- a CDS encoding glycosyltransferase, yielding MDKLKILFLIKPFDTMYAKHKQKFESIREIEKFATVRYWYEDGNILEILKKLNFQPDCIVHYDIAWGYAFAPRITGLDQVDIPKGCFVLDKHYSKETRIEYIESNKIDIIFSRSKQRFIEVFPQYSNKLRWLPFSINPEIMKDWKLKKDITYLLMGQVFHKSRELNKSKTREGRYPFRESVLKKMQNVKGFVFRPHPGHRVAFNKDLYVDIKYAKELNRSKMFFTCGSEFKIPVLKFFEALACNTLLLAEANQDIYELGFKDGVHFVACNKSNFLEKAMYYKENRDERRRISKKGYKFVQKYHTNNVRAKQFVQYIKDFIKENKKN